The Penaeus chinensis breed Huanghai No. 1 chromosome 16, ASM1920278v2, whole genome shotgun sequence genome window below encodes:
- the LOC125033159 gene encoding uncharacterized protein LOC125033159: MFLLPAARSHEVTLSIASAEERGGSGLPTSVFKKRGEKGEQLDVFPCVAPHSTGEGALARAAVSPLGEGRVITVQSFGTGLLLFDLVVFGEQTKVVFDTAGECSLVCSSFLQGRKLEVRDSDLKVRWGGVTDIGQRGDVDIPLEFGPVKVKHSFLVADSWNLPGKLLLGCDFIRTHQVVFVNHPPQPIQLSIEGQQVDVVWSPEAGSIATEACGCRGPPTTSPGRPTPGTPGASVPGEVAGADQRVLINEEEDTGYSGVATLRESQILEAHSCGVLELELGGDGEVPGRIGSMLFIPREFAGLRLSEGVVGIRRSGNSLWFRVPYAVEEDFRC, encoded by the exons ATGTTTTTACTGCCAGCGGCCAGGTCACATGAAGTTACACTGTCCATTGCGTCtgcagaagaaagaggggggtcaGGGCTCCCCACCTCCGTATTCAAAAaacggggggagaaaggggaacaaTTAGATGTTTTCCCTTGTGTAGCTCCTCATAGTACAGGTGAAGGGGCTCTGGCTAGGGCAGCAGTTTCTCctttaggagaagggagagttatcACTGTACAGTCTTTTGGTACAGGGTTACTGTTGTTTGACTTAGTAGTTTTTGGTGAACAAACGAAGGTCGTGTTTGATACGGCAGGGGAGTGTTCACTAGTTTGTAGTAGTTTTCTACAGGGAAGGAAATTAGAGGTAAGAGATTCCGATCTTAAGGTCAGATGgggtggtgtcactgacataggcCAAAGAGGGGATGTTGATATTCCACTGGAGTTTGGGCCAGTCAAGGTAAAGCATTCATTTTTAGTGGCGGATTCATGGAATCTGCCAGGGAAGCTGTTGTTAGGATGTGATTTTATTAGGACACATCAGGTAGTATTTGTTAACCATCCACCTCAACCCATCCAACTGTCGATCGAGGGTCAACAGGTGGATGTGGTATGGAGTCCCGAGGCAGGCTCAATTGCTACCGAGGCTTGCGGTTGTAGGGGGCCCCCTACAACCAGTCCGGGGAGACCGACACCGGGGACGCCTGGTGCGTCGGTCCCTGGGGAGGTAGCAGGAGCAGACCAAAGGGTACtcataaatgaggaggaggacactGGATATAGTGGGGTAGCTACCTTAAGAGAGAGCCAGATTTTAGAGGCACATTCGTGTGGGGTGTTAGAGTTAGAACTCGGTGGGGATGGAGAGGTTCCGGGAAGGATAG GTTCCATGCTGTTTATACCACGGGAGTTCGCTGGCTTAAGACTTTCGGAGGGGGTAGTCGGGATACGACGGTCCGGAAATAGTCTTTGGTTCAGGGTTCCTTATGCGGTGGAGGAGGATTTTAGATGTTAG